Proteins encoded by one window of Nomascus leucogenys isolate Asia chromosome 19, Asia_NLE_v1, whole genome shotgun sequence:
- the MPP3 gene encoding MAGUK p55 subfamily member 3 isoform X1 produces MELQYPPPPPSPRICRERSGGDNASMPVLSEDSGLHETLALLTSQLRPDSNHKEEMGFLRDVFSEKSLSYLMKIHEKLRYYERQSPTPVLHSAVALAEDVMEELQAASVHSDERELLQLLSTPHLRAVLMVHDTVAQKNFDPVLPPLPDNIDEDFDEESVKIVRLVKNKEPLGATIRRDEHSGAVVVARIMRGGAADRSGLVHVGDELREVNGIAVLHKRPDEISQILAQSQGSITLKIIPAIQEEDRLKESKVFMRALFHYNPREDRAIPCQEAGLPFQRRQVLEVVSQDDPTWWQAKRVGDTNLRAGLIPSKRFQERRLSYRKAAGTLPSPQSLKKPPYDQPCDKETCDCEGYLKGHYVAGLRRSFRLGCRERLGGSQEGKMSSGAESPELLTYEEVARYQHQPGERPRLVVLIGSLGARLHELKQKVVAENPRHFGVAVPHTTRPRKSHEKEGVEYHFVSKQAFEADLHHNKFLEHGEYKENLYGTSLEAIQAVMAKNKVCLVDVEPEALKQLRTSEFKPYIIFVKPAIQEKRKTPPMSPACEDTAAPFDEQQQEMAASAAFIDQHYGHLVDTVLVKEDLQGAYSQLKVVLEKLSKDTHWVPVSWIR; encoded by the exons ATGGAGCTTCaatacccacccccacccccttctcccaGAATCTGCAGGGAGAGGTCGGGAGGTGACAACGCCAGCATGCCAGTGCTATCGGAGGACTCTG GTTTGCATGAAACCCTGGCCCTGCTGACCTCCCAGCTTAGACCTGACTCCAACCACAAGGAGGAGATGGGCTTCCTGAGGGATGTTTTCAGTGAAAAAAGCCTCAGTTACTTAATGAAG ATTCATGAGAAGCTTCGCTATTATGAAAGGCAAAGTCCAACCCCAGTTCTGCACAGCGCTGTGGCCCTCGCTGAGGAC GTGATGGAGGAGTTGCAGGCCGCCTCCGTGCACAGTGATGAGAGGGAGCTGCTCCAGCTGCTGTCCACCCCGCACCTGAGG GCTGTGCTCATGGTACATGACACGGTTGCCCAGAAGAATTTTGACCCCGTTCTCCCGCCTCTGCCTGACAATATCGATGAGGATTTTGATGAGGAATCGGTGAAGATCGTCCGCTTGGTGAAGAACAAGGAACCCCTG GGTGCCACCATCCGGCGGGACGAGCACTCAGGGGCTGTTGTGGTGGCCAGGATCATGCGAGGAGGCGCAGCAGACAGGAGTG GCCTGGTCCACGTTGGAGATGAGCTCCGAGAAGTGAACGGGATCGCAGTCCTGCACAAGCGGCCCGACGAGATCAGCCAGATTCTG GCCCAGTCCCAGGGATCCATCACCCTAAAAATCATCCCAGCCATCCAGGAGGAAGATCGCTTAAAGGAGAGCAAG GTGTTCATGCGCGCCCTCTTCCACTACAACCCTCGGGAGGACCGGGCCATCCCTTGCCAGGAGGCGGGTCTGCCTTTCCAGCGCAGGCAGGTCCTGGAGGTGGTGAGCCAGGACGACCCCACGTGGTGGCAGGCCAAGCGAGTCGGGGACACCAACCTTCGAGCCGGCCTCATCCCCTCCAAGCGGTTCCAGGAGAG ACGACTAAGCTACCGGAAAGCCGCGGGCACCCTGCCGAGCCCCCAGAGCCTCAAGAAGCCCCCCT ATGATCAGCCTTGTGACAAAG AGACCTGTGACTGTGAGGGCTACCTCAAAGGGCACTATGTGG CTGGTCTTCGGAGGAGCTTCCGGCTGGGCTGTAGGGAGAGACTGGGTGGCTCGCAGGAAGGAAAGATGTCCTCTGGAGCTGAGTCTCCGGAGCTGCTGACTTACGAGGAGGTGGCCAGGTACCAACACCAGCCTGGAGAGCGGCCCCGCCTGGTGGTTCTGATCG GGTCTCTGGGAGCCCGACTGCATGAGCTGAAGCAAAAGGTGGTGGCCGAGAACCCACGGCACTTTGGCGTCGCTGTTCCAC atacCACCAGGCCCCGAAAGAGCCATGAGAAGGAAGGAGTGGAATATCACTTTGTGTCTAAGCAAGCATTTGAGGCCGACTTACATCACAACAA GTTCCTGGAACATGGTGAATATAAGGAAAATCTCTATGGAACCAGCCTGGAGGCCATTCAGGCTGTTATGGCCAAAAACAAAGTTTGTTTGGTGGATGTGGAGCCGGAA GCACTGAAACAACTGAGGACCTCAGAATTTAAACCCTATATTATATTTGTAAAGCCTGcaattcaggaaaaaagaaaaacgccACCTATGTCCCCAGCTTGTGAGGACACGGCAGCCCCATTT GATGAGCAGCAACAAGAGATGGCCGCTTCTGCCGCCTTCATAGACCAGCATTATGGGCACCTGGTGGACACCGTGCTGGTGAAGGAGGATCTCCAGGGTGCCTACAGCCAGCTCAAAGTGGTCTTAGAGAAGCTGAGCAAGGACACTCACTGGGTACCTGTTAGTTGGATCAGGTAA
- the MPP3 gene encoding MAGUK p55 subfamily member 3 isoform X2 — translation MPVLSEDSGLHETLALLTSQLRPDSNHKEEMGFLRDVFSEKSLSYLMKIHEKLRYYERQSPTPVLHSAVALAEDVMEELQAASVHSDERELLQLLSTPHLRAVLMVHDTVAQKNFDPVLPPLPDNIDEDFDEESVKIVRLVKNKEPLGATIRRDEHSGAVVVARIMRGGAADRSGLVHVGDELREVNGIAVLHKRPDEISQILAQSQGSITLKIIPAIQEEDRLKESKVFMRALFHYNPREDRAIPCQEAGLPFQRRQVLEVVSQDDPTWWQAKRVGDTNLRAGLIPSKRFQERRLSYRKAAGTLPSPQSLKKPPYDQPCDKETCDCEGYLKGHYVAGLRRSFRLGCRERLGGSQEGKMSSGAESPELLTYEEVARYQHQPGERPRLVVLIGSLGARLHELKQKVVAENPRHFGVAVPHTTRPRKSHEKEGVEYHFVSKQAFEADLHHNKFLEHGEYKENLYGTSLEAIQAVMAKNKVCLVDVEPEALKQLRTSEFKPYIIFVKPAIQEKRKTPPMSPACEDTAAPFDEQQQEMAASAAFIDQHYGHLVDTVLVKEDLQGAYSQLKVVLEKLSKDTHWVPVSWIR, via the exons ATGCCAGTGCTATCGGAGGACTCTG GTTTGCATGAAACCCTGGCCCTGCTGACCTCCCAGCTTAGACCTGACTCCAACCACAAGGAGGAGATGGGCTTCCTGAGGGATGTTTTCAGTGAAAAAAGCCTCAGTTACTTAATGAAG ATTCATGAGAAGCTTCGCTATTATGAAAGGCAAAGTCCAACCCCAGTTCTGCACAGCGCTGTGGCCCTCGCTGAGGAC GTGATGGAGGAGTTGCAGGCCGCCTCCGTGCACAGTGATGAGAGGGAGCTGCTCCAGCTGCTGTCCACCCCGCACCTGAGG GCTGTGCTCATGGTACATGACACGGTTGCCCAGAAGAATTTTGACCCCGTTCTCCCGCCTCTGCCTGACAATATCGATGAGGATTTTGATGAGGAATCGGTGAAGATCGTCCGCTTGGTGAAGAACAAGGAACCCCTG GGTGCCACCATCCGGCGGGACGAGCACTCAGGGGCTGTTGTGGTGGCCAGGATCATGCGAGGAGGCGCAGCAGACAGGAGTG GCCTGGTCCACGTTGGAGATGAGCTCCGAGAAGTGAACGGGATCGCAGTCCTGCACAAGCGGCCCGACGAGATCAGCCAGATTCTG GCCCAGTCCCAGGGATCCATCACCCTAAAAATCATCCCAGCCATCCAGGAGGAAGATCGCTTAAAGGAGAGCAAG GTGTTCATGCGCGCCCTCTTCCACTACAACCCTCGGGAGGACCGGGCCATCCCTTGCCAGGAGGCGGGTCTGCCTTTCCAGCGCAGGCAGGTCCTGGAGGTGGTGAGCCAGGACGACCCCACGTGGTGGCAGGCCAAGCGAGTCGGGGACACCAACCTTCGAGCCGGCCTCATCCCCTCCAAGCGGTTCCAGGAGAG ACGACTAAGCTACCGGAAAGCCGCGGGCACCCTGCCGAGCCCCCAGAGCCTCAAGAAGCCCCCCT ATGATCAGCCTTGTGACAAAG AGACCTGTGACTGTGAGGGCTACCTCAAAGGGCACTATGTGG CTGGTCTTCGGAGGAGCTTCCGGCTGGGCTGTAGGGAGAGACTGGGTGGCTCGCAGGAAGGAAAGATGTCCTCTGGAGCTGAGTCTCCGGAGCTGCTGACTTACGAGGAGGTGGCCAGGTACCAACACCAGCCTGGAGAGCGGCCCCGCCTGGTGGTTCTGATCG GGTCTCTGGGAGCCCGACTGCATGAGCTGAAGCAAAAGGTGGTGGCCGAGAACCCACGGCACTTTGGCGTCGCTGTTCCAC atacCACCAGGCCCCGAAAGAGCCATGAGAAGGAAGGAGTGGAATATCACTTTGTGTCTAAGCAAGCATTTGAGGCCGACTTACATCACAACAA GTTCCTGGAACATGGTGAATATAAGGAAAATCTCTATGGAACCAGCCTGGAGGCCATTCAGGCTGTTATGGCCAAAAACAAAGTTTGTTTGGTGGATGTGGAGCCGGAA GCACTGAAACAACTGAGGACCTCAGAATTTAAACCCTATATTATATTTGTAAAGCCTGcaattcaggaaaaaagaaaaacgccACCTATGTCCCCAGCTTGTGAGGACACGGCAGCCCCATTT GATGAGCAGCAACAAGAGATGGCCGCTTCTGCCGCCTTCATAGACCAGCATTATGGGCACCTGGTGGACACCGTGCTGGTGAAGGAGGATCTCCAGGGTGCCTACAGCCAGCTCAAAGTGGTCTTAGAGAAGCTGAGCAAGGACACTCACTGGGTACCTGTTAGTTGGATCAGGTAA